A window of Rhododendron vialii isolate Sample 1 chromosome 11a, ASM3025357v1 genomic DNA:
TTTCAAGATCCTTTGTAACATATGCTTCTAGGATTGGTGCACCTAACTTGACAGGGGAGTCCTTAAACCTTTTACCTGATCATCTGATTCGGATTCGTATGAACCCCACGGGTTCGCCTCGTGTTCAAAGGCTGGACTTAAATATTTTACCTTTGCTTCCTTCTAAGTAATAGGTTTGCTCTTATATGCTATCAACTCTTATAGGGCCAGGCCTTATGGGGCTTTTCATAGGTGTTTATTGGGATTCATACAAATGGATTGTGAACTTATGAATCAGTCGAAGTGCGCGTAAGCTAACCTGAATACGCGgtgtaataaaaaagaaagagaggaaatggGATTAATCTTTTAAAGTTAGGTTTAGATGGTTATAATTGTAACTTTAAGCTCCCTATTACAAAGAAACGTATCATGCAATAGATGTCCACTTCACCCAATCCTGCGTTGAACATTAATGAAAATGAGCATTGATTACCCTTGATAGATTCCCAACCAACATGACCCCCTTAGTCAACAAACAATAATCTCCAACAAAGCAagttaaagaaaagaaaaagaggagaacaagaaaagagaagaaaaggtaAAGTAAAATAAAGAATACCCATCATCACTCCATCTTCTTGGGTTAttttttgctttgctttgctttgctttccCTCTAAACCCCCTTTGGCTCCTTTTAACACTCAGCATCTCTCCCCTGTCTGTACCTCTGCTCTACCGGCTTTCACAATTTCTTGTTTCCTTCGCAACCCATCTACCACAATTAAGGTAGCACTTTTCTTTTCTGGTTTGATTGCAAAAACTAACACCATATTTATACTCTGAGGTATTCTACTTAACTCATTTTCTGTTCTAAATTGTCCTGTCAACTTTCAAAGCAGAAGATCAAAGCTGTTTTGTATTCGAGTCATctttttcatggtaaattagATCGTTTAGTAGAAAGGAAGCAAATTGTACTATGTTAGTTGTACTATGTTATAAAGAGGATTTGAATTCTCCTTACACTTAGCCATGGGTTCATTAGGCAACCCAAAGCCCTGGGTGCCATATGTGAACACAAATGACTGCTCACAAGGCTTTTGTAGCTTATACTGCCCACAGTGGTGCTACATCATTTTCCCCCCTCCGCCACCACTGGAACTCTCCGCCGGCACTTCCGGCCCCAACTTTTCCCCTCTTGTTATCGCAATCATCGGTATTTTAGCAAGTGCTTTCCTCCTTGTTAGCTACTATGCCATAATCTCAAAGTACTGTGGCAACATGGACTCGTCTAGAAGAAGAGATCATAATCGCGACCCCAACGAGGAATTTGAAGATAATAACgatgacccatcaacaaaccaTGAGCCATGGGTTGTTGCCACTACTGGTCTAGATGAGGTTTTGATCAAGTCGATCACGGTTTGTAAGTACAAGAAGGGAGATGGGTTAGTTGAAGGAACAGATTGCTCTGTTTGTTTAAGTGAGTTTCAAGATGATGAGAGACTGAGGCTTTTACCAAAATGTAGTCATGCTTTTCATGTTACTTGTATTGATACTTGGCTGAAATCCCACTCGAATTGCCCCCTTTGTCGCGCTAATATCGCTTTTGTTAATGCTTCACCGGTGATTGAAGGTCCTCCGGACATCGAATCTTCAGCTGAAATCCTTGAGAATCCAGTTGTTGAGGTAGATATAGAGATGGGTGTtggacaagaagaagaaatattgCAAAGTGATGGATTTCCAAAGACAGAATTTATCGGGTTGAGCGTATCGGGGAGTTTAGAAGGGCGAGATGCCATAATTGAGAtcagagaggaggaggaggaggaggatcgACCGATTCGGAGATCAGTTTCGATGGATTATTCTTGTCAGGGCAGAGTTTTTTCGATCGCTGATGTGATGCGAATGAAGCAGGACGAGGTTTTTCAAGCCGAGGAGTGTCAAGGGGATGTTGGGTCTTCAAAACAGCCAGCAATTGAAATGATCAGCAAGTGTGGCCATAGAAGCAGGGTGTTACACTGTGTTATGAGTCCGGTTGTGATGAAGAGATCTTTTTCTAGTGGGAGATTTTCTTTCTCTAGACGTGGTAGAGGGAGGAACATAATGATAcccttgtgatttttttttttaaaatttttttgtggTTATGGTGGAATTAGTACCATGGAAAAATACAGGGAGGGGTCTTCAAATTGATGACTTTTATTAGTGAGGTTAGGTTACTTTTGTTGTTTGGTTATGAGTCGgagaattttcttttctgtaAGAATGATGAGGGATTCTCAACATACAGATCTCCTCAACATAATGCAGTTTATCTTTGGTTCTGTTTACGTTGTACTGAAAATTTGAAAGTGATTTTGTCGAATTTCTGGATGTTTTATGCCTTCATTATGACATATATTTTCCGAAGATGATGAAATACATAGATCTCAGACATTAGAAGAGTCTTAAATTCGAAAACTTTAATCGTCTATGAGAgaatctattttttcctttacaAATTTTGTGGCtctttttacaaattttgatgGTCCACTATATGAGGTTTGTGGTAGTTTAGTTGTACGAATTTTTGTGGCTCAttttatgagattttgtggtTCCTGAATGTGATTTAATTTGTGGTCAAATACAAATGAACTTTTTCGAATTTTTGTGGTCACttttacgaatttttgtggtggtgttatgaattttgtggtgaAAAAAGACGGCTCAAAGTACAAATTTTTGGCCTTGAATCTGTCCTCTGTTTGCATTGAGACTGATAATGCACAACTTATTTCTTTGAGTGTTTCGGAGCTCGTTCCACCATGGGAAGTTTTGGCAATTATCTCGGATATTCGCTTGCTGGCAAAGAATGAAGGATTCTCTTTGAGTTGGACTCCTCGAGAGGGAAATGAAGCTGCTCATTGAGTAGCCTCCTCTCAAGCTTCTAATTTAGGTCCAAATTGGATGGTTTATCCACCAGAAATTTTGTACTCAATCCTTTGTAAAGATCTTTCTTAGTCTTCAATGAAAGTCTGTTcaaaaaaagtacaaatttttGTGGTGTTATTTACGATGTTTTAATGGTACCgtgtttataaatttttatagttcaatatacaaatatttttgtgttcaATTACAAATTTTTGAGGTGAATTACAAAATTTTGTTACTAAAAATACGAATTACATATCGTACACCTAAAAATATTGGTGTTTACCCCAGCCTTTTTCAATTTTGAGAGTTTTGGTTGAGACCTTGTTTGTTTTATCTAATTTTAAGTTTGTAAAAGAATTAAATGAAACATAaggtaaaatactaaaaatggGAACGGGATACAATTATTTCTATATTTTTAAGTGGAAGAAGTAGGTATAATCATTTATATACATGTAGTGGCTCTTAAATCCATATTCATGAAAACGAATGCGAGTTTTCAGGATTTAGAGCAGTGTTTTGTTCACCCGCCTAGTACACAAATCCTAAATAAAGTAGATAGTAATATTATAATGTTCACCATATCATTGAGTTGTTCAACAAAATATCCTTTCTTATGTGCGTATTTGGAGCCGGTTGAACTActataaaaagaaatatttgttTCGAttcaagaaaaactaaaattaaattGGGGCCTCGTATCCCCGATGGGGCCTACATTGGCTCTGCCACTGGACataataaatttattgaaagAATTTTGCCAATCCACATTAATTAAATATGATCTTTCCTCTTATCAGTGGCGAACTTAGAATGAGTCGTTTTTTAGTTCCTTATTACCAGTGAGGACattttgtaattctttattcTAGAGGAATTTTCAGggcaagggaaaatattttgtttttagtaCAGAGCCTCTTTTATCTTTACCTCAGTGCCAAAAATGGGTACGAAAACATATATCCCATAATCTTCTCCTATAAAGGAAAAGAGCCTAAAGAGGGTGTCCTACGTACAATGCAAAGGAAACTATTGCTAAACTACCCGGCGGGCAGAGCCGCGACCCTTTCAAGTTTTACCAATATACAAAGTATTCTACATGAATTTTGCTACTCCTATATATTTAGATGAATAGCTCTTTGGACCCTACAAATTCGTAGGAATATTGTTATTATCTAcctaaataataaataattttatcTCAACCATCAAATAGTCTTTCTTGATGGAAATTTTGCATCCGCCACTAATTGCGGTGCAAtgtaggctccgtttgtttcgatgtaaaatatttttcatgtaaaatattttttcagaaaacaaattttaaacttttatttttctgttggcacttgaaaaatattttcagaaatcgacaaaaatagtatagagagagaatgaggggcttaaacggtggagatgTTTGAGAATATTTGGTTTTGAACATGGATCAGGACTCACGATCGAGAaaattgagcagtgagaattgcagtaaaaGGCAGtgggttcatttcgaaaaataacttacggaagatttaagggtaagtcattttcatccaattaatgaaaaatattttacatgtaaaattttttcatcattttttacacaaccaaacactggaaaataagtaaaatattttaccggaaaacattttacgcaCAAACAAACAGAGCAGTAGTAAACAATCTAAAACCCACGTAGGTATTATAATTAATGTTCCTCTTCAAAATAAACAACATTGTCTTGATTTTACGAAGAGCTTTGTAGCTTGAACTTGTAACTAAGCATGGCGTTACAGTGGGTTTGGTGGTTCTAAATTATCCGTGCGcaaaaaatcttaaaaattagggaaaatgacggttcatgacgtgttttgataattaataccctccaaagatatgctaagaacaattgttattgctaaaaatgtcattgacgggtattcattatcaaaacatgtcattggccatcattttccctaaaaattaAAGCCCATATATCTTCTATAAAGAGTAAATGGCCCCTCAACTTACCATGGGTTGGGCTTAGATAGGGGCCCAAAAACACCACGGGCTTGAGCCTAAGCACTGCTTAAATCAATGGAAAAATGATGGTTCAGGACGTGTTTCGATAATTAATATCCTCCAAGAACATGCCGACAAAGAGGCCTCACAGTCATAGATGGGAGCCCACTCCCAGCATGCCGAGAGAATATTCAGTGGTAATGGAAGATGAGGAAATTGCGGAGAAGGAGAAAGCCTTAAAGAAGCTCGCAGAGATAGAAAATGGAGAAGCATCAGATTTGGAGGACAATGCTTCTATCTATTTGGAGTTTTAGATGATTTTAGTGCGTTTCTGTTAGGTTTTGGTGCCggtcttttggttttgtttcgGATTCTCgctttggtttgtttttgcttttgtgaATGTATGGGCCTAGGGATTTGGTTTGGAGTTTTTCTCTTAGGTTTTGGAGCTTCGGTTGGTTTTCACTTTTAGTGGAGTTatggttttgggtgttttttgttAGCTGTTCCTCAGGTGTTTTGCTTTTTTTGGTTGGCGCATTGCCAGCTTTTTTCGATAGTCTTGAGTGGCTTATGCCGTTGTGCACTTGTTCCGATTAATATTTGTAatcatttataaaaattaatcaaatctttttgctgagcaaaaaattAGTGGCGAACACAACATTGCCATCAAGAAAATACTCTGATGGATGATTAAGATGGATACTAGTGTTACAAATTCGTGGGGGGCAAAGAGCTATTCATCAAAATATATAGCAAAATTCAATTGAATACGTACTTTGTCTGATGTTGAAACTGTTGGGCTCGGGTGTCCTATGAATTTGGTTACTCAATGTCACTCCCTACGatcgctctaaaaacagacttgcgggtaCGATGtcaaatgccataaaagacttaattgaagcctttcttaacaccaattgattttaggaaagATGATAAAAAAGCGGTAAGACAGAAACTTTGAAGGGTCGTGATTTTGTATATAGCGAGATTAATTATTTAGagccttaggccatccacagtggtataatcaaatgccaattgtttttaaagttaacaatgttggtgcaaaagattactcacaatagtataatcaaacttagcaacatccttagaaataatcaaattttgggttttggataaccaaaactaacaacttttttcaataatcaaaatttgtagatcctacaccacataagttaactagttccaaaatttgtatatacacgtgtttcaactagtattttcttcttcccttcttcgcccactctttttttttttggtttaaaaaataaaattgaagaataaaaattttatgtagccaagctttttcactactctatatctttttcacttcaccaacaaactatttctctttcttttcctccaaaagtgaaactcatatctctcgatcatctataattcaatccatcgtcgccggattaaggtgttttactcttctttcctgtttctactacccacccccgaaaaaaaaaatggaaaaaatcataataggaggcaAGTAAGTcgccgatttttttttcaaaattaagaaagggaatcgatatattttaactcataaaaaacgtaaatggagggaagtgaataaCGGGAAACAGGGGGgaagagagaatgaaattgtagtggaccccatattttgattatagactagaagtgaccatagtgaagcttaacattgttaagcttaacaacctcttaagtgaataatcaaaagctgatgtgtcgacttttggttattcttttttgattataccactgtggatggccttagggaCCGacacacatgatttttaaggtTGGGTGGTTTCGAACATTAAAACTAAATTTTGTAATTAACATTGAAAGAGAGAATATTTTTCACCCTATGAATTGTTTGTAAAAATACTACCagaagaacatcatatataattatatatgttTAATCAATCTATTCCGTTATAGAGATATGGTCATATGTAATAACAATTACATACAATCTTgtgcatccttacttactttaaaaaagcaaaaaatgaaaaaatgtcaACATTATTTTTCTCAATATTTTTGATTGTCAGATGTTGCATTGTTCAAAACGATATT
This region includes:
- the LOC131308474 gene encoding RING-H2 finger protein ATL52-like encodes the protein MGSLGNPKPWVPYVNTNDCSQGFCSLYCPQWCYIIFPPPPPLELSAGTSGPNFSPLVIAIIGILASAFLLVSYYAIISKYCGNMDSSRRRDHNRDPNEEFEDNNDDPSTNHEPWVVATTGLDEVLIKSITVCKYKKGDGLVEGTDCSVCLSEFQDDERLRLLPKCSHAFHVTCIDTWLKSHSNCPLCRANIAFVNASPVIEGPPDIESSAEILENPVVEVDIEMGVGQEEEILQSDGFPKTEFIGLSVSGSLEGRDAIIEIREEEEEEDRPIRRSVSMDYSCQGRVFSIADVMRMKQDEVFQAEECQGDVGSSKQPAIEMISKCGHRSRVLHCVMSPVVMKRSFSSGRFSFSRRGRGRNIMIPL